One Henriciella litoralis genomic window carries:
- the ubiB gene encoding 2-polyprenylphenol 6-hydroxylase, with amino-acid sequence MNVLADYGRLLRAGTALVRYDVILPGEYLSRLPLPARLAGRIMRIIGGRAKGRQGERMAKALEKLGPAYIKLGQFLATRPDVFGSEVATDLSRLKDKIPPFSNEEARKALIQEFGEADAERLFPSLGDPVAAASLAQVHKMETASGTKAVKILRPGVERMISQELRAIRRAARTVERTSVESRRLEPVAFTETVAVAMEKELDLRLEAGGADQMRALALEDDWFDVPAVDWDRTGQRVLTTEWVDGISLTDPRSLEQAGISRPELANAITRGFLSHAIGHGVFHADMHEGNILISPNNRVSLVDFGLIGRIGLNERRFLAQILWGFIQRDYQRVAEVHFEAGYVPAHQSVGEFAQALRSIGEPIHGKPAEEVYMGRILLQLMDYTRTFGMRLRPELVLLQKTMVQVEGVARSIDPGHDIWKAAEPVVKGWIAKNLGPAGAAKLAADGVRDVADRLKRLPDVMDEFERFLRDARVQQTAASQGPKFPWFQWLAGTILVSALTGVLVAQLA; translated from the coding sequence TTGAACGTTCTCGCAGATTATGGGCGATTGCTCCGCGCGGGTACGGCGCTTGTCCGGTATGACGTCATTCTGCCGGGAGAATATCTCTCGCGTTTACCCCTTCCGGCGCGCTTGGCCGGGCGGATCATGCGGATCATCGGTGGCCGCGCCAAAGGTCGTCAGGGCGAACGCATGGCCAAAGCGCTTGAGAAGCTCGGTCCGGCTTATATCAAGCTTGGTCAGTTTCTCGCAACGCGGCCTGACGTCTTCGGAAGCGAAGTGGCGACGGATCTGTCGCGCCTGAAAGACAAGATACCGCCATTCTCCAATGAGGAAGCCCGCAAGGCGCTTATTCAGGAGTTTGGCGAAGCCGACGCCGAACGGCTTTTTCCTTCTCTTGGGGATCCGGTTGCGGCGGCGTCACTGGCGCAGGTCCACAAGATGGAAACGGCCAGCGGCACAAAAGCGGTCAAGATCCTGCGACCGGGCGTCGAGCGCATGATTTCACAGGAGCTGCGAGCCATACGGCGCGCGGCGCGGACGGTTGAACGAACCTCTGTCGAAAGCCGACGGCTGGAGCCTGTCGCGTTCACAGAGACCGTCGCCGTCGCGATGGAAAAGGAACTCGATCTTCGGCTTGAGGCAGGGGGCGCCGATCAGATGCGCGCGCTCGCGCTCGAGGATGACTGGTTTGACGTCCCAGCCGTCGACTGGGACCGCACCGGCCAGCGCGTGCTGACGACGGAATGGGTCGATGGTATATCCCTCACCGATCCGCGGTCTCTCGAACAGGCTGGGATTTCGAGGCCGGAACTTGCCAACGCGATTACGCGCGGTTTTCTCTCGCACGCGATCGGGCACGGCGTCTTTCACGCGGACATGCATGAAGGAAATATCCTGATCTCGCCGAACAACCGCGTGTCACTTGTCGATTTCGGTCTGATCGGGCGCATTGGGTTGAATGAACGCCGGTTTCTCGCGCAGATTCTCTGGGGATTTATCCAGCGCGATTATCAACGCGTTGCTGAAGTCCATTTCGAAGCCGGTTATGTGCCCGCCCATCAGTCCGTCGGCGAATTTGCGCAGGCTCTGCGGTCGATAGGCGAACCGATCCACGGCAAGCCGGCCGAAGAGGTCTATATGGGCCGTATCCTGTTGCAGCTTATGGATTATACGCGAACCTTCGGGATGCGCCTGCGCCCTGAACTGGTGCTTCTCCAGAAAACCATGGTGCAGGTTGAGGGCGTGGCGCGTTCAATTGACCCGGGACATGACATCTGGAAAGCAGCCGAGCCGGTCGTGAAGGGATGGATCGCGAAAAATCTCGGACCGGCAGGCGCCGCGAAGCTTGCGGCCGACGGCGTGCGTGACGTGGCAGATCGACTGAAACGTCTGCCAGATGTGATGGACGAGTTTGAGCGCTTTCTGCGCGACGCACGAGTTCAGCAGACTGCTGCTAGCCAGGGCCCAAAATTCCCGTGGTTTCAATGGCTGGCCGGGACTATTCTTGTTTCTGCCCTCACTGGAGTCCTCGTCGCCCAACTCGCCTAA